GGACATTTACCCCCGTGACGATTTCGTAGTTATCTTTATCAAGCACAATACGGTTTGCGGCATTGAATGGACTTCCGCCCCAGGTATCGACGAAAAACAGAACGCCTTGCCCTGTATCCAGCGACTTCAGTTTTTCATTGTATTTCTCGAATAACGTATCAGCATTTTCACCGGATACAAAGTCGATATAAGAGACATTTTCCTGTTCTCCAATCAACATCTCTGTGGTACGCAGCAGTTGTTCTGCCGCCGCCCCGTGTGTGCCAATCATAATGGCTATACTCACTTGTTTTCCCCTTTCTATAACAATTGAACTTAAAACTACTGCAAGCTCACACTCAATATTTCTAATGTATTGAACTTCCTATCAATCAAAAGGATAGTCACGAATATAAAACTGTATGGAAAATACACTGAAAATTTCATTTCCCGTGGTTTTATATTTTGTTACATAAGAAAATATGTCATTAGATTATCATTTGCAGCCTTTAAGAAAATTGCTGTCAGTCAGAAAAATTAAGACAGACTGTTTTGACAGGCTAAAACGATGTTTTATTCTTTGTAAATAGAAATTATAGATTTTAAATACTGTAAATTTGCATGTTATGGGTTTTTATCTCTGTTTCCGGTAACATTTTATTAATTTCTTCATAAAAAAATCGTGATATTTTTAGCGGAAAATGGAAAATAATGTACTTTGTTAATTCGTTTCAGCCAAAAAAAATATCCCCACCAAATGGCAGGGATATTATTTAGGCTAGCATGTAGATATGGCAAAAAAACAGTCAAAAATATCGCTCATCACAAGATCAGTGAGTGATACCTTATATTAGTCACACTGAACTTTAATCGCCAAACCCCCGCGTGAAGTTTCACGGTATTTCGCGTTCATGTCCTTGCCGGTTTCATACATGGTTTCAATCACTTTATCGAGAGAAACCCGCGGTTCACTGGTACGGCGGAGTGCCATGCGGGCAGCATTGATCGCTTTGACTGAAGCGATCGCATTACGTTCAATGCAGGGAACTTGCACTTGTCCCGCGACAGGGTCACAAGTCAGGCCGAGGTTATGTTCCATGCCAATTTCTGCTGCGATGCAAACCTGTTCAGGGCTGGCGCCAAGTAATTCTGCAATGCCGGCCGCCGCCATCGAACACGCAACGCCAACTTCACCCTGACAGCCAACTTCCGCACCAGAAATAGAAGCATTCATCTTATACAGGATGCCGATGGCACCAGACGCCAGGAAATAGCGGGTGTACAGTTCCGGTGTCACCGGTTCAATGCAGTGGTTGTAATAGGCCAGGACGGCAGGGACGATACCACATGCCCCATTGGTTGGTGCGGTAACAACACGGCCGCCGGCGGCGTTTTCTTCATTGACGGCCAGGGCAAACATATTGATTAAATCAACCACATTCATTGGGTCATTAGACAATTTGTTTGAGGATGTCAGCATACGGTGCAAGGCTGCTGCACGGCGGGGAACACGCAAGGGGCCTGGCAAAACCCCTTCGGTGTTCAGGCCACGTTCAATACAGGCCTGCATGGTTGCCCAGACATCCGCGAAATACTCAGCAATTTCTTCTTTGCTGTGTAAATCCAACTCATTTTTCATCATCAAGCCAGAAAGAGACAAGCCTGTCTTATTACAGTTCATCAGCAATTCTGCCGCCGAACTGTAAGGGTAAGAAACAGGTTTGGAATCTTGGGATGGCTTGCCAAAATGTTCTTCATCAATAATAAAACCACCACCGATAGAGTAGTAGGTTTTGCTGTAAACTTTTTCGTCACCGGCGAACGCATGAATTTGCATGCCGTTTTCGTGCAGTGATAGGTTATCGCTACGGAAGTTCATACCGCCATCGCGAGGAAAATCGACTTCGTGTAAACCATTTGCCAGCGGCAAACGTTCAGTTTGCTCAACATCACGAATAAAACCTGGAATTGAATCAATATCAACGGTTGCCGGCATATTACCTGCCAAACCCATGATGATAGCGATATCCGTATGGTGACCTTTCCCGGTTAATGAAAGTGAGCCGTACACATCAACAGCTACACGCGTGATAGAGGACATTACCCCCTGGTTTACAAGATCATCGACAAATTGTTTGCCTGCTTTCATAGGACCAACAGTATGAGAGCTGGATGGGCCAATACCCACCTTAAACATGTCGAAAACGCTAATCACGCCAGACTCCTTTAAGAAGAAAGAGATATAGTTATTTATATAAAGCGCGCTACTTTACTGTTATTTGGTAGTGTTGATAAAGGAGTTTACAGTTTTTTTTTAATTATAATAGCAATTGATATGATTATGGATAAGTAATGCACAGTTTTATGGCATTTTTTGTCCAGTTCAGGATGTTTTTTGCACTTGCTGCGCTAAACGATAAATAATAGCCGCGGTTAATCCCCAAATCATATGCTCCTGATGCCAGTAAAAATAGACCCGGCGCTGCTGGTTGCGACGTTTTATATCCAGATAGCGATAATGGGGCAGGGAAAGGGCATCAGACAAGGGAATTTCAAAAATGCCGGCGACTTCGGCTGGATTGGTTCGAAAAACGATAGGTTCGGCAACCAGCCCAATGACCGGAGTCACACAATAACCGCCGATACTGTCCAACGGGGCTAATTGCCCCAGTATTTGCACTTTATTCTGCGGCAGGCTGACTTCTTCTTCTGCCTCACGCAAGGCAGTAGCAATCAGGGAAGCGTCTTCCGGATCTGCCGCTCCGCCGGGAAAAGCAATTTGCCCCGCATGGGAGCGGAGATGTGCGGAGCGTTGAGTGAGTAACAGCGTGGGTTCTGGCTTACATATGATCGGCAATAACACCGCAGCATTCCGTGGGTTGTGCGCCAAATGTGCCGGCCGTGCAGGAAGCTGTAATTGAAACCGATGGATGAAGTCAGAAATCGATATCATGGTAGAGAGAGTTCCCCTAATTGAGGTAAGATCCGCCCGAGTTTATCAAATGTTTCCTGATACTCTTTTTCAGCAATGCTGTCTGCGACGATACCACCACCCGCCCAACAGTAAATTTTTCCTTTTTCTGTCAGTAAGGTACGAATAGTAATATTGCTGTCCATTGTACCGCAGAAACTAATATAGCCAATCGCACCACAATATCCATGTCTGCGATGCGGTTCCAATTCTTCAATGATTTCCATAGCGCGAATTTTAGGCGCTCCCGTAATTGATCCCCCCGGAAAACAGGCCCGCAGTAAATCAGTGGCGTGATAGGTGTCAGGCAAGGTTGCGGTGACGGTGCTGACCAGATGATGTACGGCCGGAAAAGGTTCGACAACAAATAACTCAGGGACTTTGACTGAGCCGGGAGTCGCCACCCGCCCAATATCATTTCTCAGCAGATCAACAATCATCAGGTTTTCAGCGCGATCTTTCCGTGAACTGGCTAATTTCTCGGCTTGCCGTTGATCTTCTGCGGGGTCTGGTAATCGTGGCCGCGTTCCTTTTATTGGACGAGTCTGAATGTGGTTATCTTCCAGAAGAATAAAACGTTCAGGTGAGATGCTGATAACACAGTGCTCAGGTAAGCGGATAAAGGCAGAAAAAGGCGCCCGATTACTCTCATTGAGCCGGATAAATGCCTGCCATTCATCGCCCTGATAATTGGCATGGAACCGTTGGGATAAATTGACTTGATAGCAATCCCCTTCTCGCAGGTAGCGGTGGATTTGAGCAATTTTTTCATGGTATTGCTGGGCTGTCATGTTGGATTGCCACGGATTGGTCAGAGAAAAATCTTCTTGCCGATTTTCTTGCAAAGACTCCAGCCATATCAGCCGTTCGTCAATATTGTGGTAGCTCAATAATGTTGCCTGTTGGAGCTGATGATCAATAATGACCCCCCAATCGTAGATACCGATGGCCATATCCGGGAAGCCCAGTTCATTGGCGGTTAATTCGGGTAACTTTTCGATGCGTCGCCCAAGATCGTATCCCCATATCCCTAATGCGCCTCCTTGAAAAGGGAGATCCGGATCAAACTGCGCATTGACACCAGAGGCGTGAAGATGGTTTTTCAGCAACAGGAAGGGATCTTCCTGAGAAAGAGCAACCTGACCATGATGATTAATTTCGGTCGATTTTCCTTGAGTGACAAATGTTGTCACAGGTTCAGCGACGAGGATATCAAAGCGATTATGCGGATGTTCAGCCGTTCCGGAATGTAACAGCATCGCCCAAGGTAATGCAGAAAGCGGGGCGAAATAGTGAATGGCAAGATCAGGAGAATAAGGTAGTTGCCGTTTTTGTAATGCAATTTTCATGACAGAATCAGTATCGTGTTTGGCAATTCACAAGGAGTAACATATTAATCGGCGGAGATTATCACATAATCCCACTCCTGACTTGAGATAAAAAAGGCTATAATCGCTGCCTGCCATTAATTGTTATGTTTTGTTTGAGGTTATCGCTATGTTTTCAGGTATGCCGGCACTATCCCATGAAGAGCAGCAAGCTGCCGTAGAAAAGATCCATCAGCTCATTTCCGAAGGGATGGGCAGTGGCGAAGCCATTGCCATTGTTGCTAAGGAATTGCGCGAAAAGCATCAGGGTAAAGAGCAGATCCCTGTTTTATTTGAGGATGACGAAAACTAATCGCAACGCATTTTTAACAAAACTCACATAATTACTTTCTACTACATGTTAATTTATCGCAACTTTTAATCCATATTATTTGCAAGGTAATAGGAGGTAAATATGAAGGCAAATCAGTTTATTCATCGTATTGGTTTATTGAGTGCAGGTGTTCTGCTTGCTGTTTCGTTTACTACAAGCGCGGCTGAAAACGAGCGTGTGGCGAAGTTTATTTCTTGCCAAAATTTAACCAAAGATCAAGTGGCGGCACAGGTTAAGCAAGATTTTTTACAAAATCGGATTAATCATTGGGATAAAGACAGAAAGCAATTAGGCACGTCAAAACCGATTGCATGGGTAAATGTCAATGATATTACGGGTGATGCGAACACGTTACAGGTTCCACTTATCGTCCGGGGGACAAAAAAAGACAAAAGTTACAATGTCACCATTGATTGTCAAAAAGAGACTATCAGTTATAGTGAAGTGAAGTAAAAATTTGTCACACTATCTTTTCTGTAAATATGTGCGGGATACTGGAGAGTATCCCGTTTTGTTTAAACAGTGAGAGGGCCTTATGACGGAACGACGAAAACTCTACCCCGCTTATAATGCGTATCAAACAGGATACTTAGAGACGGGAGACGGGCACCAGATTTATTGGGAGTTGTGCGGTAATCCGGCAGGTAAGCCTGCGGTATTCATTCATGGTGGCCCTGGTGGTGGAATAGCAAACTATCATCGCCGGTTATTCGATCCCGAACGTTACCATATTATGTTATTTGATCAGCGTGGTTGCGGGCGTTCTAAGCCTCATGCCAGCCTGGAAAATAATACAACCTGGCATTTGATCGAAGATCTTGAACGGCTGCGTCATCTTATGGGCGTTGAGAAGTGGCTGGTTTTTGGTGGCTCATGGGGATCAACGCTGTCTTTAGCTTACGCTGAAAAACATCCGGACAGGGTGTCAGAATTAGTATTGCGAGGGATCTTCTTGCTCCGTCCCCAAGAATTGCAGTGGTATTATCAAGAAGGCGCTTCTCGTTTTTTCCCGGAAAAATGGGAACGTACATTATCTATCCTGTCGGAAGAAGAGCGTAAGGATGTGATATTCGCCTATAACAAACGGCTGACGAGTGAAGATTTGCAAGTGCAGTTGGAAGCTGCGCGTTTATGGAGTCTCTGGGAAGGCGAAACAGTAACATTGTTGCCTTCTGAAAACTCAGATTCTTTCTCCGAAGAGAATTTTGCTTTGGCATTTGCGCGTATTGAAAATCATTACTTTATCAATAATGGTTTTATGGATGAAACGCAGCAATTACTGAACCACATTGATGTGATCAGGCATATCCCCGCAGTGATTATTCATGGGCGCTATGATATGGCCTGTCAGGTACAGAATGCGTGGGATTTGGCAAAAGCCTGGCCGGAGGCTGAACTGCATATTGTGGAAGGCGCTGGCCATTCTTTTGATGAAGCGGGCATTTTACACCAACTCATCAAGGCGACGGATAAATTTGCTGGAAAATAGCGGAGATAACCACCCGCAAAGAGGTGGTTATCCTTTTTACCTTATCATCCTGTCAACGACTTTTCGGCTCATAAGGCAGACGTGACAGTAACCTTGATTGCTGGCGGTAGTGCTGCAAGCGCTGCTGGAAATATTCCCGCAGGTGTGAGGGTTGTGATTGCTCAACGGTGTCAGGGATCACAGGCATGTTATAGCGTTCTTTAAAAGCAACACCGGATGCTGCTAAATCAACATTGACCTTATCCATCTCATCTTTAGATAACTTGGCTAAGTTATGTTCCATACTGGCCTCTCTGAAAACGTATTTTTTATTTCTCTGGAAAGAAAATTAATCGACTCTTTCTTGTTTGGCAAGTTGTTTAAAAAGGACAAAAAAGCACCTTGATAAATATAAATAACATCAATTCTCATTTTTATTAAAAATGTTTTTTTGCATAAAAATTTAATTAAATAAAACTCTTGGATTCGCATATTAAGCGCAACACCGTAATGAACGAAGTAAATGAGTTGGGGTTCCTGTAAATAACTCATTCGGTGTTTTATAATCTCGTGTCTTACGTGGTCGATTATTTAGTCGGTTTGCCACAAGGTTAACCTCCCGCTCTGATACCTTATTAAAATCGGTTCCTTTTGGGAAGTAATCTCTGATTAATCCATTTATGTTCTCATTTATCCCTCTTTCCCAAGGGGAATACGGATGAGCAAAATAAATTTTTGTCTCTAAATTTTTACCGATCCGTTCGTGTTCGGC
This genomic interval from Xenorhabdus doucetiae contains the following:
- a CDS encoding L-serine ammonia-lyase is translated as MISVFDMFKVGIGPSSSHTVGPMKAGKQFVDDLVNQGVMSSITRVAVDVYGSLSLTGKGHHTDIAIIMGLAGNMPATVDIDSIPGFIRDVEQTERLPLANGLHEVDFPRDGGMNFRSDNLSLHENGMQIHAFAGDEKVYSKTYYSIGGGFIIDEEHFGKPSQDSKPVSYPYSSAAELLMNCNKTGLSLSGLMMKNELDLHSKEEIAEYFADVWATMQACIERGLNTEGVLPGPLRVPRRAAALHRMLTSSNKLSNDPMNVVDLINMFALAVNEENAAGGRVVTAPTNGACGIVPAVLAYYNHCIEPVTPELYTRYFLASGAIGILYKMNASISGAEVGCQGEVGVACSMAAAGIAELLGASPEQVCIAAEIGMEHNLGLTCDPVAGQVQVPCIERNAIASVKAINAARMALRRTSEPRVSLDKVIETMYETGKDMNAKYRETSRGGLAIKVQCD
- a CDS encoding CoA pyrophosphatase, with translation MISISDFIHRFQLQLPARPAHLAHNPRNAAVLLPIICKPEPTLLLTQRSAHLRSHAGQIAFPGGAADPEDASLIATALREAEEEVSLPQNKVQILGQLAPLDSIGGYCVTPVIGLVAEPIVFRTNPAEVAGIFEIPLSDALSLPHYRYLDIKRRNQQRRVYFYWHQEHMIWGLTAAIIYRLAQQVQKTS
- the pabB gene encoding aminodeoxychorismate synthase component 1, yielding MKIALQKRQLPYSPDLAIHYFAPLSALPWAMLLHSGTAEHPHNRFDILVAEPVTTFVTQGKSTEINHHGQVALSQEDPFLLLKNHLHASGVNAQFDPDLPFQGGALGIWGYDLGRRIEKLPELTANELGFPDMAIGIYDWGVIIDHQLQQATLLSYHNIDERLIWLESLQENRQEDFSLTNPWQSNMTAQQYHEKIAQIHRYLREGDCYQVNLSQRFHANYQGDEWQAFIRLNESNRAPFSAFIRLPEHCVISISPERFILLEDNHIQTRPIKGTRPRLPDPAEDQRQAEKLASSRKDRAENLMIVDLLRNDIGRVATPGSVKVPELFVVEPFPAVHHLVSTVTATLPDTYHATDLLRACFPGGSITGAPKIRAMEIIEELEPHRRHGYCGAIGYISFCGTMDSNITIRTLLTEKGKIYCWAGGGIVADSIAEKEYQETFDKLGRILPQLGELSLP
- a CDS encoding YoaH family protein; the encoded protein is MFSGMPALSHEEQQAAVEKIHQLISEGMGSGEAIAIVAKELREKHQGKEQIPVLFEDDEN
- the yebF gene encoding protein YebF, with the protein product MKANQFIHRIGLLSAGVLLAVSFTTSAAENERVAKFISCQNLTKDQVAAQVKQDFLQNRINHWDKDRKQLGTSKPIAWVNVNDITGDANTLQVPLIVRGTKKDKSYNVTIDCQKETISYSEVK
- the pip gene encoding prolyl aminopeptidase, whose amino-acid sequence is MTERRKLYPAYNAYQTGYLETGDGHQIYWELCGNPAGKPAVFIHGGPGGGIANYHRRLFDPERYHIMLFDQRGCGRSKPHASLENNTTWHLIEDLERLRHLMGVEKWLVFGGSWGSTLSLAYAEKHPDRVSELVLRGIFLLRPQELQWYYQEGASRFFPEKWERTLSILSEEERKDVIFAYNKRLTSEDLQVQLEAARLWSLWEGETVTLLPSENSDSFSEENFALAFARIENHYFINNGFMDETQQLLNHIDVIRHIPAVIIHGRYDMACQVQNAWDLAKAWPEAELHIVEGAGHSFDEAGILHQLIKATDKFAGK
- a CDS encoding DNA polymerase III subunit theta, with the translated sequence MEHNLAKLSKDEMDKVNVDLAASGVAFKERYNMPVIPDTVEQSQPSHLREYFQQRLQHYRQQSRLLSRLPYEPKSR